Proteins encoded within one genomic window of Lynx canadensis isolate LIC74 chromosome B2, mLynCan4.pri.v2, whole genome shotgun sequence:
- the E2F3 gene encoding transcription factor E2F3 isoform X2 codes for MPLQQQAKRRLELGESGHQYLSDGLKTPKGKGRAALRSPDSPKKKTRYDTSLGLLTKKFIQLLSQSPDGVLDLNKAAEVLKVQKRRIYDITNVLEGIHLIKKKSKNNVQWMGCSLSEDGGMLAQCQGLSKEVTELSQEEKKLDELIQTCTLDLKLLTEDSENQRLAYVTYQDIRKISGLKDQTVIVVKAPPETRLEVPDPIESLQIHLASTQGPIEVYLCPEETETHSPMKTNNQDHNGNIPKPPSKDLASTNSGHSDCSISMANLSPLASPANLLQQTEDQIPSNLEGPFVNLLPPLLQEDYLLSLGEEEGISDLFDAYDLEKLPLVEDFMCS; via the exons GCCAAGCGAAGGCTGGAGCTGGGAGAAAGCGGTCATCAGTACCTCTCCGATGGCTTAAAAACCCCTAAGGGCAAAGGAAGAGCTGCACTTCGAAGTCCAGATAGTCCAAAAA AAAAAACACGGTATGACACATCCCTTGGTCTGCTCACCAAGAAGTTCATTCAGCTACTGAGCCAGTCCCCTGACGGGGTCTTGGATTTGAACAAGGCAGCGGAGGTACTGAAAGTGCAAAAGAGAAGGATCTATGACATCACCAACGTGCTGGAAGGCATCCACCTCATTAAGAAGAAGTCGAAAAACAACGTGCAGTGGAT GGGCTGCAGTCTGTCTGAGGACGGGGGCATGCTGGCCCAGTGTCAAGGCCTGTCGAAGGAAGTGACCGAGCTCAGCCAGGAGGAGAAGAAATTAGATGAGCTGATCCAAACCTGCACCCTGGACCTCAAACTGCTAACCGAGGATTCAGAGAATCAAAG GTTAGCTTACGTTACATATCAAGATATTCGAAAAATTAGTGGCCTTAAAGACCAAACTGTTATAGTTGTCAAAGCCCCTCCAGAAACAAGACTTGAAGTGCCTGACCCAATAGAG AGCCTACAAATACATTTGGCAAGTACCCAAGGGCCCATTGAGGTATATTTGTGTCcagaagagacagaaacacacagtccaatgaaaacaaacaaccaaGACCACAATGGGAATATCCCGAAACCCCCTTCCAAAG aCTTGGCTTCAACCAACTCAGGACATAGCGATTGTTCAATTTCTATGGCGAACCTTTCTCCTTTGGCCTCCCCAGCCAACCTCTTACAGCAGACTGAGGACCAAATTCCTTCCAACCTGGAAGGACCATTTGTGAACTTACTGCCCCCCCTGCTCCAAGAAGACTATCTCCTAAGCCTTGGGGAGGAAGAAGGCATCAGCGATCTCTTCGATGCTTACGATTTGGAAAAGCTCCCACTGGTGGAAGATTTTATGTGTAGTTGA
- the E2F3 gene encoding transcription factor E2F3 isoform X1 translates to MPLQQQAKRRLELGESGHQYLSDGLKTPKGKGRAALRSPDSPKTPKSPSEKTRYDTSLGLLTKKFIQLLSQSPDGVLDLNKAAEVLKVQKRRIYDITNVLEGIHLIKKKSKNNVQWMGCSLSEDGGMLAQCQGLSKEVTELSQEEKKLDELIQTCTLDLKLLTEDSENQRLAYVTYQDIRKISGLKDQTVIVVKAPPETRLEVPDPIESLQIHLASTQGPIEVYLCPEETETHSPMKTNNQDHNGNIPKPPSKDLASTNSGHSDCSISMANLSPLASPANLLQQTEDQIPSNLEGPFVNLLPPLLQEDYLLSLGEEEGISDLFDAYDLEKLPLVEDFMCS, encoded by the exons GCCAAGCGAAGGCTGGAGCTGGGAGAAAGCGGTCATCAGTACCTCTCCGATGGCTTAAAAACCCCTAAGGGCAAAGGAAGAGCTGCACTTCGAAGTCCAGATAGTCCAAAAA ctcCAAAATCTCCCTCAGAAAAAACACGGTATGACACATCCCTTGGTCTGCTCACCAAGAAGTTCATTCAGCTACTGAGCCAGTCCCCTGACGGGGTCTTGGATTTGAACAAGGCAGCGGAGGTACTGAAAGTGCAAAAGAGAAGGATCTATGACATCACCAACGTGCTGGAAGGCATCCACCTCATTAAGAAGAAGTCGAAAAACAACGTGCAGTGGAT GGGCTGCAGTCTGTCTGAGGACGGGGGCATGCTGGCCCAGTGTCAAGGCCTGTCGAAGGAAGTGACCGAGCTCAGCCAGGAGGAGAAGAAATTAGATGAGCTGATCCAAACCTGCACCCTGGACCTCAAACTGCTAACCGAGGATTCAGAGAATCAAAG GTTAGCTTACGTTACATATCAAGATATTCGAAAAATTAGTGGCCTTAAAGACCAAACTGTTATAGTTGTCAAAGCCCCTCCAGAAACAAGACTTGAAGTGCCTGACCCAATAGAG AGCCTACAAATACATTTGGCAAGTACCCAAGGGCCCATTGAGGTATATTTGTGTCcagaagagacagaaacacacagtccaatgaaaacaaacaaccaaGACCACAATGGGAATATCCCGAAACCCCCTTCCAAAG aCTTGGCTTCAACCAACTCAGGACATAGCGATTGTTCAATTTCTATGGCGAACCTTTCTCCTTTGGCCTCCCCAGCCAACCTCTTACAGCAGACTGAGGACCAAATTCCTTCCAACCTGGAAGGACCATTTGTGAACTTACTGCCCCCCCTGCTCCAAGAAGACTATCTCCTAAGCCTTGGGGAGGAAGAAGGCATCAGCGATCTCTTCGATGCTTACGATTTGGAAAAGCTCCCACTGGTGGAAGATTTTATGTGTAGTTGA